A genome region from Variovorax paradoxus includes the following:
- the dacB gene encoding D-alanyl-D-alanine carboxypeptidase/D-alanyl-D-alanine endopeptidase, whose translation MPFAFRRAACALTLSTLASAGAFAQQALQALPPQVDAALARAKVPRDSVTMLVAEADGTRQPRLAWRTQVPVNPASIMKLVTTYAALDMLGAAYSWTTPVYVEGTVNNGVLNGNLYIKGQGDPKLVLERMWLLLRHVQGLGITTVSGDIVIDRSAFETTVESDPGAFDGEPLRPYNASPDALLVNFKSVNMSFAPDRAGQIARVSYEPPLASVAMPQTVPLVPGECGDWRTSLRADFTDVNRIRFNGGLPASCGEKSWAVAYGDPRTYAMRAIGGMWAEMGGRVGGQMREGRVPAELKPAFEFESPPLAEVIRDINKYSNNVMAQQVFLTIGLAQKNRGTFEASRTAMGQWWRERIGTGEAQPVFENGSGLSRDERISAAALGRMLQVAWRSPVMPELMSSLPAMGVDGTLKRRALRSGGSAHLKTGTLRDAAGVAGFVDGASGRRYVVVAIANGENAVAARAALDALVDWASQDN comes from the coding sequence ATGCCCTTTGCCTTCCGCCGCGCCGCCTGCGCATTGACTCTCTCGACGCTGGCTTCGGCCGGCGCCTTCGCCCAGCAAGCTCTCCAGGCCCTCCCTCCCCAGGTCGACGCCGCCCTCGCCCGCGCCAAGGTGCCGCGCGATTCGGTCACCATGCTGGTGGCCGAGGCCGACGGCACGCGCCAGCCGCGCCTGGCCTGGCGCACGCAGGTGCCGGTGAACCCGGCGTCGATCATGAAGCTGGTCACCACCTACGCGGCGCTCGACATGCTCGGCGCCGCCTACAGCTGGACCACGCCGGTGTACGTCGAGGGCACCGTGAACAACGGCGTGCTCAACGGCAACCTGTACATCAAGGGCCAGGGCGACCCCAAGCTGGTGCTGGAGCGCATGTGGCTGCTGCTGCGCCACGTGCAGGGGCTCGGCATCACCACCGTGAGCGGCGACATCGTGATCGACCGCAGCGCCTTCGAGACCACGGTCGAGAGCGACCCCGGCGCCTTCGACGGCGAGCCGCTGCGCCCCTACAACGCCTCGCCCGACGCGCTGCTGGTGAACTTCAAGTCGGTCAACATGAGCTTTGCGCCCGACCGCGCCGGCCAGATCGCGCGCGTGAGCTACGAGCCCCCGCTGGCCAGCGTGGCGATGCCGCAGACGGTGCCGCTGGTGCCCGGCGAATGCGGCGACTGGCGCACCTCGCTGCGTGCCGACTTCACCGACGTGAACCGCATCCGCTTCAACGGCGGCCTGCCCGCCAGCTGCGGCGAGAAGAGCTGGGCCGTGGCCTACGGCGACCCGCGCACCTACGCCATGCGTGCCATCGGTGGCATGTGGGCAGAGATGGGCGGACGCGTCGGCGGCCAGATGCGCGAGGGGCGCGTGCCGGCCGAGCTGAAGCCGGCGTTCGAGTTCGAGTCGCCGCCGCTGGCCGAGGTGATCCGCGACATCAACAAGTACAGCAACAACGTGATGGCGCAGCAGGTGTTCCTCACGATCGGGCTGGCGCAGAAGAACCGCGGCACCTTCGAGGCCTCGCGCACGGCGATGGGCCAATGGTGGCGCGAGCGTATCGGCACGGGCGAGGCGCAGCCGGTGTTCGAGAACGGGTCGGGCCTGTCGCGCGACGAGCGCATCAGCGCGGCCGCGCTCGGCCGGATGCTGCAGGTCGCGTGGCGTTCGCCGGTCATGCCGGAGCTGATGTCCTCCCTGCCCGCCATGGGCGTGGACGGCACGCTCAAGCGGCGCGCGCTGCGCTCGGGCGGCTCTGCCCATCTGAAGACGGGCACGCTGCGCGACGCGGCGGGCGTGGCCGGCTTCGTGGATGGCGCGAGCGGCCGGCGCTACGTGGTGGTGGCCATCGCCAACGGCGAGAACGCGGTCGCGGCGCGCGCGGCCCTCGACGCACTGGTCGACTGGGCCTCGCAGGACAACTGA